Part of the Tetragenococcus koreensis genome, TTAATAGATCGAATACCTAGCGGACCTTATCATCATGGTGGCAGATTAAAAATTGGTCCTGATGATATGCTTTATGCAACGACCGGAGATGCGGCGGATCCAGAGATAGCCCAGGATCTTGATTCTTTGGGTGGGAAAATTTTGAGATTAAACTTTGATGGTTCTATTCCTGAAGATAATCCTTTTCAAAATTCTTATGTATACAGCTATGGTCATCGTAATTCTCAAGGAATAACCTGGACGGAAGATGGAGAAATGTATGCTAGTGAGCACGGTGATAATGCAAACGATGAAGTGAACTTAATTGAAGCAGGAGAGAATTATGGTTGGCCACAAATTGAAGGGGAAGAAGGGCAAGAAGATATGGTAACACCCTTATTTACTTCTGGTGAAGATGAGACTTGGGCACCTGCAGGAGTAACTTACACAGATGAAAAATTATATGTTGCAGCTTTGCGTGGTAGCGCAGTTTTAGCATTTGATTTAGTAAGCAATGAGGTACAAACAGTTACTTCTGATTTTGGCCGCATTCGTGATACTTACATTGAAGGTGATGACTTATACTTTATAACCAATAATTTAGATGGTCGTGGTAGCGGTAGCGAAGGTGATGACCAGTTGATAAAAATGAATCTTTCGGAATAATTTAGTGCAAGACCGAATAAACTGACAAATAAAACTGAGAGTGATAAAGTTGAATTGGAAAGAGGGTTTGCATTTCAAGCACTCGAATGAAGTTGGTAACAGCTCGCAAGAAAATTTAGTTTATAAAATAAAAAGCAAGTTATGCGAAAGGGGAAAAGAAAATGAGTATTTTAACAGAACAATACACTTTATCTAATGGTGTAAAGATCCCTAAAATTGGCTTTGGTACTTGGTTAGTGGATGATGATAAAGTAGCTAAACCAGTAGAAGATGCAATAAAAGGCGGTTATCGTCACATTGACACCGCACAAGCCTACGAAAACGAGCATGGTGTAGGTGAAGGCATACGTAATTCCGGTGTGGCGCGTGAAGATATTTTTGTCACAACGAAACTAGCGGCTGAGATCAAGTCCTATCCTGAAGCAGTAGAGGCAATTGGTCAATCATTAAAAACAATGGGCGTCGATTACCTTGATATGATGATTATTCACAGCCCGCAACCTTGGAATGACTTCCGCTCTGGAGAACATTATTTTGAAGGGAATCTAGAAGCTTGGCATGCAATGGAAGAAGCTTATAATGATGGAAAAATTCGTG contains:
- a CDS encoding PQQ-dependent sugar dehydrogenase, with protein sequence MKKSTIILLPLAFLLVSCSTNGSDEETETTDVPQATDNTEILTENLEIPWAIEKDNDTFYMTEREGTIVQLTDGNLNRQQAVLDEPVSTASEAGLLGFVLAPDFSETNEAYAYYTYENEEEQFNRIVRLHLDDGQWQEVEVLIDRIPSGPYHHGGRLKIGPDDMLYATTGDAADPEIAQDLDSLGGKILRLNFDGSIPEDNPFQNSYVYSYGHRNSQGITWTEDGEMYASEHGDNANDEVNLIEAGENYGWPQIEGEEGQEDMVTPLFTSGEDETWAPAGVTYTDEKLYVAALRGSAVLAFDLVSNEVQTVTSDFGRIRDTYIEGDDLYFITNNLDGRGSGSEGDDQLIKMNLSE
- a CDS encoding aldo/keto reductase codes for the protein MSILTEQYTLSNGVKIPKIGFGTWLVDDDKVAKPVEDAIKGGYRHIDTAQAYENEHGVGEGIRNSGVAREDIFVTTKLAAEIKSYPEAVEAIGQSLKTMGVDYLDMMIIHSPQPWNDFRSGEHYFEGNLEAWHAMEEAYNDGKIRAIGVSNFEQEDLENILENGTIKPMVNQVLAHVSNTPFDLIQYCQKHDILVEAYSPVAHGEILNNQQIKELAEKYNVSTAQLSIRYCLQLGLLPLPKSENPDHIRSNAELDFEISAEDLNKLKQMERIKDYGDASSFPVFDQG